A genome region from Camelina sativa cultivar DH55 chromosome 10, Cs, whole genome shotgun sequence includes the following:
- the LOC104716954 gene encoding uncharacterized protein LOC104716954: protein MPRPGPRPYDCIRRAWHSDRHQPMRGLLIQEIFRIVCEIHSQSTKKNTEWQEKLPVVVLRAEEIMYSKANSEAEYMDLKTLLDRTNEAINTIIRLDETTETGEYLQPCIEAALHLGCTPRKTPRSQRNINPRCYLSQDSTNLNNILSQVFMKPNNFVPKNLVAVAQEKRVEKCPVSKYSAYPLCYSFRQIPDSCKSKNSRPASVKDAAGGVTFGGCECDLSLRLGPSKPTQKRSKISSSSNNYS from the exons ATGCCGAGACCAGGGCCAAGACCGTACGACTGTATTAGAAGAGCTTGGCATAGTGACAGACACCAACCCATGAGGGGTTTGCTCATCCAAGAGATTTTCAG gatTGTTTGTGAGATTCACAGTCAATCCACCAAGAAGAACACAGAATGGCAAGAGAAGCTCCCTGTGGTTGTCTTGAGAGCTGAAGAAATCATGTATTCCAAAGCCAATTCtgag gCTGAGTATATGGACCTGAAGACCCTTTTAGACCGTACAAACGAAGCCATCAACACCATCATACGACTTGATGAGACCACCGAAACTGGGGAATATCTTCAGCCTTGTATAGAAG CTGCATTGCATTTGGGGTGCACGCCAAGGAAAACTCCTAGGAGCCAACGGAACATTAACCCGAGATGTTATCTTAGCCAAGACTCAACTAACTTGAACAACATTTTATCCCAAGTATTCATGAAACCGAACAACTTTGTTCCAAAGAATCTTGTTGCAGTAGCACAAGAGAAGCGGGTCGAGAAATGTCCTGTTTCCAAGTACTCAGCCTACCCTTTATGCTATTCATTCCGGCAAATCCCTGACTCGTGCAAGTCCAAAAACAGCAGACCGGCGAGTGTCAAAGATGCAGCCGGTGGCGTTACCTTTGGTGGGTGTGAATGTGATCTATCTCTGCGCTTAGGTCCTAGTAAGCCTACTCAAAAACGAAGTAAGataagcagcagcagcaacaactaCAGCTGA